Within the Hermetia illucens chromosome 6, iHerIll2.2.curated.20191125, whole genome shotgun sequence genome, the region ACTGTGCTGCGTGCACATCCCAAAGACGATAAAAGCACCTGGCCTCACTATTGTCCGTGTTACCCTAATAGGTGGTTTGTCCAGGCAGGCTGACGAAGATCTTGTGTAAGCTAAGTTATCACCAGATCATTTTTTATAAAGTAGCATGCCGAAATGAAAGGTACAAACGTAGGTAATATGGCAAACCTAAGATAATGTAATGAATCATCATAACCCTCCATAAAGAAGTTTTCTGGATTCTCTAAAGCACCAACGCATCGTTATCGCGGTTCTTCATATAATTTCTTCCCTTTCACTTATAAAGATCCTTATTGCCTACTCCCACGTATAATCTAGGTACTTCCTTAACCTCACCCTGGCGTCATTCAGTATCCCAAGAATTCATCGATTATTTTCGAAAAGAAGCCATAAAAACCGAGAGTAATTCTCCTGTTGTTTCTGCAGGTGACGATTCCTAACGTGTGCGTCAGATCCAGTTTAACAATTTATAACCAAAAATTGATAGGATGAAAGTTTACATTTCCGAAGAACAAGTGTTGTGGATCATCGGGCTACCTCCAAAACCAATAATCGGTACCTCTGTCGACAGGTGAATACCTAATATTCCATGAGGTTTCACAGGAGATATCTTAATACACAGCCTGGAAGAATACCTACTATTGCTGACTTGGTCTATAAGAGTCTCTCCAGAATAACATTTTTGATCAATCAAGCCAAGAAGCCAGATACACTTAATTTAGCCACAATGCCTATACCtagtttatttaaaatttgtatcgggagtcgactcagctgtgaatgagtacctgagtcaaatcagggtaataatctcgggcgagcgcaatgctgaccacattgcctcttagtgtcccgttacggtcttgaatgaagtgttctaacacacttcaaggccctgatccaatatagattgttgtgccaacgattattatttccgagttaccacaatctcggcagatgccagattttacctaatactaagtgtcaagcatttaggctcggacgatccaacCTACTTAAAAagtaaaggggcgctggtggtggtggccggtggtaggtcagtgggagaatccgtcgagtactccccgcaacatcgagcacgtatgcagaatggtgtactcctgcatggtttgaaccagactgtgcgaaagtcccaggacatcaagggaagccgtgagggatttaggtacaatacctgtagctgacaatattatgggaactacaaccacccgctcgagacgttaaatttctttgatttcacgagccaatggctcatagttcaccttcttctccacgtatttccgttcaatgttgctattgtgggggatagcaacatcaataatatacgcggagcgacccgtcttgtcaactaacagtacgtcaggcttgttgtgtggagtatggcgatcagtcagaacttgccggtcccaatacatgctgtaagcagaactatcaagtactgcttgcggctcatatcggtaaaccggatatgttcccgtgatcagcccatgcttgtatgcaaggttttgatggataaccttacatacagcattatgcctggtgatgtattgcaccggtgccataacagtacagccagaaatgagatggtccaacgtttctaacgccgaaccacacattctgcactggtcgttctccactcgttctttcatgatgagctttttataagctcgggtggcgaccacgccatcctgaatggcacacatgaacccctccgtctcagcaaagagctccccagcacacagccatctgttcgacaaatgcaaatcgacaaatggctgccaaagacaattcacgtgtttaccatgcattgccttcgacttccattcatcgatccgctcttggtctgacttcaccccgctcagaggtttgaaagatcgatccttcaagttaagtggagtcagtccacagtctaccttacagacagccgcatgcaagggactcgcctgctctttgctgtaaaaacaagcgcgcagcgagtcgacttggcgatgatgttgtgccgccacgtcaaccacgcccctacctccgatgtcacgaggcaggttcatccgctccacggcagactttgggtaatgcattcgaaatttggacatacttgtccgtatctgccgctggacatttcccaggtcggtcttcgtccacggcaatattccgaatgcataagccagtgaagggatagcgaatacattcaacgcgcttattttattcttccccgagagatgcgatttcagcaccagctttacacatcgcaggaattcggacagcagagcttccttcagatcgccaactcgagcatgggttccttgcagaattcctaggtacttgtagaagtctgtctcggtcatagcttcgatgtgcaggtcaccaatgctatgtccggcatgcggatggcttggattcgacacttgtctaatccaaactccatccgaatatcacggctgaacatgtctattattcgcaacagacttctaagatggttgtcagtaccagcatacagcttgatgtcatctaggtacatcaagtgtgtcagttcgcacttaacacgtaagccatactttattgcaaaaccatgccctctagcatcattcagtagccatgaaagggggttcagtgccatacaaaaccaaaggggactcaacgattCCCCCTggcagatgcccctccgtatacggatgggctctgaggtattagcatcctcagatgtacgcatcgataaggtggtatgccacccttccatgactgtcgccaaaaactttattagtttcggatcaatgcgatatacatgtaggatgtcgattagccaggtatgcggaacgctatcaaaagcctttgcataatcgatatagcaactgaagaggtttctttggcctctagttgcttgtcctacaactactgagtcgataatgagttgctctttgcaaccccttgacccaactccgcagcccttctgctactcggacagaatgttgttggtctcgaggtgcgcattgatccttccactaataatggacgtgatgaatttgtagagggttggtaagcaagtgatcggtcttgtgtctgcgggttcctgcaccgtgtccttcttagggataaggtaggtaatccccgcagtgaggaggagactcatgacctcatttatactgcgtgccaaccgactgtgtacgttggtaaatttcttataccagaaattctgcacccgatccagacctgggcccgtccagttcttcgagatgtttatggctcgtcgaatttcctctttggtaacatcgacaaaattcatgccaggtgtattggcatagCGGGTGCcgtcggcggtgatccactcaacatgctcagtatgctgggcaggtaacccccaaagtccaccccaatactctttcgcttccatcaCCGAGAACTgcattgtctgggcgctctgttgggattcgttgggagatctgaaaaagctccgctggttcctcgcgtatgttgcattctggacacgtctggaataactttcgccatatcttcgtaaccgactgcatatgacagaaagtttctgttttagtgtgtccagaatttcaactacgggtgtctcacaggggatggcatagttccggtaaaccctctgcactttatttctcacccgtcggctggcattaccagtgctgatctgaatcagtttagtaatgtcttgccttagtgagtcccgccgacgttccagacgaattttccatggtggatctcttttgtcactcaaaccaataacacgaaagcgaatcttctgaccgtgcatcCTTGCATCTATCTTCTATTGCCAGGAACAGATCACCTGGTTGTTTTCTACGTGTCTTGTCGTAACAACTTTGAGGCAATGCCCCAATGTATtagtttcttttaaaatattaggCAGATCAGTCCGGCATTCTGACATTGGGTCATTGGGTCTTCCCCACATTAGCTCCTGATAGCCGAGTCCGTTATCCTCATTTTTTAGGGTGATAGTTCTCAGATCAATGACTTGCTAGAAAAAATACTTCATTTCATTCCATGTCCCTTTTGGTTGACCAATTACACCTCACATAGGGATCACTGACAATGATGTATGGTgtcgcagacagacagactttttATACCTAAAGTAGTTAGCTTCCGGTCACAGTAGTAATAAAGAGTTTGAAGGATTCAAAGAAAATAATGCAATTCAAATCACTTATCATTTTCTCTACTTTATTGGTACTGAATAATTAAAGGCACTAAATCCTCAAATTGAATCTCTCCAAATATGTGCTGAATTAATTTCTAAATATGTAGAACGGAAAGGATCACTTCCTCACAGGACATTTACTCTTGAAATAGAAAACTGAAACTTCTGCCATAAAAATTATTTCGTTCGACGTTTTGGAAGGCAAACAACACAGCGCAATTTCTCCGGCGACTTCATGAAATAATGTAACAATTTATCAAGGATCGCTTTCCGTAAGGATTCGATTACCTGAAAACAAGTTCAATTAATGTTAACAAATTAAGAGTTTTTGTTAATCCCAGTACGAACTCGGAAGTATGGTGGAAGCCCATTTCTTTCGTTCCGAATTCACtcaatatgaaaaagaaaatgctaTACTATACTAACGGGGACATTGATGGGAGAATACATAGCTTCCACAACTCGAATACATTCCATGGCTCGCGAAATTTGTTCAAAAGAACGCACTGAACTTGCAGGTGTCTCAGCGGAACCATACCCTAGTCGCAAAACCAGATTCAAATTCTGCCGGAAAACTATATCCCGAGCATAAAGATGCCTTAAAGAGGCATTAACTTGTTGCGCCTTTTCATTGTCCGACATTGACTCTGCTACTAGTGAAAGCAGACTTTCGATAGCACTGGGATTTTTATAGTCAGAGGTATCATCACCGGACTTTTTGTTCTTTTCTAAATACGAAGCAGGACGAGTGTCAGCACTGGAAATGGTATCTTTTAAATGTTTGTCAGTGAAAGTTCCTATAACTTCTGTAATACGATCGTAAAGCGCATGAGTCATTCTCCACTCGGCTTGAGGTGAATTCTCAGAGGGTTGGGCGGCATCAACTCTGGGAAAGCGAGGCTTACGTAATTCCGAAGGTACTTCAGCTGGTACAGTTAATTTCTTATCTGAATTTATTTCTTTGAAGGGGAATCCATATGAAAAGGAGGAGGGGAATTCACCTGCAGCTTGCAAATGCATGACGATTTCTGTGGTTGACTCATTTTTTGACGGCTCATTTGTATTTCTATCCTCTCCATTTTCGTTTGTATCTTCCTCTATTCTGCCTGGCGATAAATCAGGGACTGATGATGTCGTGTTTTCATATTCGTTCTTAAAATCAGCAGCGGCGTTCACAATTTCTTCCATTAGAGAACTTTCATGGTCTAATATTTGGGGTTTTGGATTTTCTGGAGGATCATCGGCGCTATCAGAAATGcagcctttttttttattagccAGTAAAATATCTGCCAGTTTCCGGATTTCTTTGGCAAGTTCAGTAAATTCGCCGTTAGGTGGCATGCAATTGTTACACTTCTAAAAGATCATAGATTCATTGTTAGTCACAATATTTTAAAAGGGAtgtaaaagcaacaggatctcgTTTTTATAAGGTTCATAACATTCTTTAATTTTATCAAATCTATCGACCTCGAAATTCATAGGCAAGGACGAATAAACAGTTAACAGGAATTTAAGAAATTTATGTTGTTCACTTCCCCTGAGTTCAAGTGATACTGCTcaagtaaaattaataatagcaggaaTACCTCCTAGGAATACAAAAATTTGACATACTCGTATGCATGCAACAATATTGGGGTATTTGATAGAAATCCTACTTTTATCAACAAACTTATAATGGATCAAAGTTTTTCTTCATGTCAATCTGTCACCTAACATCAGACATAGAATACActctatgtacatatatactggTAATTATCACAATAAAATGAACAGACTGAGATACCAAAAGGCCAAATATGTATATGGAGCGATTTGGGAACATTTTATttctattcgttttgagaatgatgcggtcctaagtccgcatcaacttaatgctggaccggaccaaatggggagcaacttactccctctttcctggtccacggacccctcgcttagggcctgcacccaaacttttcaaaaaagcaagcgatgacggctttacggtttcttaccagggcagaggcaaatcgtcaaacgctgcctcacctctgccctgggagcagcgtgaccgtagcggctaaCTTGTTGTAAGAAAATTTTGGATCGGCTTTGATCATTATGCCGGCTCCACAAGTTTAACTCTTGCCGCAAATTTCAAACGACCACACCTTCACAAGTGCGTTAGTGTTTTCTGAACAGGcaagcaaattccctttgatGAAATCAAAAACTGACACTCGATCGGATCGTTCGCTAGCCCTTGAAAACCCGCACGTATGAATTTGCGATGGCTTGTTGAGTTTGCC harbors:
- the LOC119658608 gene encoding uncharacterized protein LOC119658608, with product MPPNGEFTELAKEIRKLADILLANKKKGCISDSADDPPENPKPQILDHESSLMEEIVNAAADFKNEYENTTSSVPDLSPGRIEEDTNENGEDRNTNEPSKNESTTEIVMHLQAAGEFPSSFSYGFPFKEINSDKKLTVPAEVPSELRKPRFPRVDAAQPSENSPQAEWRMTHALYDRITEVIGTFTDKHLKDTISSADTRPASYLEKNKKSGDDTSDYKNPSAIESLLSLVAESMSDNEKAQQVNASLRHLYARDIVFRQNLNLVLRLGYGSAETPASSVRSFEQISRAMECIRVVEAMYSPINVPVIESLRKAILDKLLHYFMKSPEKLRCVVCLPKRRTK